The genomic interval TAAATCATACATGGAATATGTACCGACGCTTTCGGCTTTTCAAGCAGATGGATCACAAATACTTGAAGATCAAATTGCACAAATTAAAAATAAACAATCTGGCAAGTATGATTGTGTTATTGGTTTAAGTGGAGGTGTTGATAGCACTTACTTAGCTTATATTGTAAAAAAGAAACTTGGTTTGAATCCTATTGCTGTTCATATGGATAATGGGTGGAACTCAGAATTATCTGTGAAAAATGTCGAAAATATTGTTACAAAACTAAATATTGATCTGCATACAAAAGTTCTTGATTGGAATGAGTTTAGTAAGCTGCAACTGGCTTTTCTCAAAGCTTCTACTCCAGATTCTGAAATTCCTACGGATCATGCTATTTGCGCGACGCTGTATCAAGTAGCAAAAAAATATAACGTCAAGTATATTATTAGCGGGGCGAATCAAGTTACCGAACGTATTATGCCTCATGCATGGTCTCAAGGACATGGAGACTATCGTTATATTAGCTCTATTTATAAAAAGTATACGGAGGAAAAGCTTCAAAAATTTCCCTACATAAACTCATTAAAAACCTTCTTTTATAAGAAAATTTTTGGAATTCAATTTATACATTTATTTGATTATTTTAAATTTGATCTAAATACTGCAAAACAGACTATTCAGAATGAATTAGATTGGAAAGATTATGGCGGCAAACACTATGAATCGGTTTATACAAAGTTTTTTCAGGGGTATATCCTTCCTAAAAAATTTGGTTATGACAAACGTAAGGGGCATTTGTCTAACTTAATTTGTGCCAATGCCTTATCAAGGAGTCAGGCGCTAAAAAAATTAAAAAAGCCGGCAATTCTTGAAGAAGAAATAAAGTCATTAAAGGATTATGTAGCAAAAAAGCTTGCTATTTCTCCGGATGATTTAGAGAAAATATTGAATGTTGAGCCAATGTATTATAAAGACTATCCAAATGCATATAATACATTCTGGTATCGTTACTCTAGAAAATATATCAAACCAATCTATCGTTACTTTTTCCCGGTAAAGGAGCAATATGCAAAAGCTTAAAATTGCAGTTATAGGATGTGGGCACTGGGGTAAGAACCTTGTTCGAAACTTCTTTGAGTTGGGTATGCTTAAATATGTATGTGATGCGAACACGGCTCATGCCCAGGAGATTGCAAGAAAATATAGTGTTGAAGAGAAATCAATCGCAGAGATTTTAAAAACAGATATTGATGGTGTTGTCATTGCTGCTCCTGCTGAGCAGCACTACGATATTGCGAAGGCCTCCCTTGAAGCAGGAAAGCATGTGTTTGTTGAAAAGCCTCTCTCTCTTAAAATAAACGAGGCAGAAAAGTTATGTGAACTTTCTGCAACACAAAATAAAATTTTAATGGTTGGGCATTTATTGCAATACCA from Alphaproteobacteria bacterium carries:
- a CDS encoding N-acetyl sugar amidotransferase, translated to MKTCTFCIMDETDPDIVFDENGQCHHCKSYMEYVPTLSAFQADGSQILEDQIAQIKNKQSGKYDCVIGLSGGVDSTYLAYIVKKKLGLNPIAVHMDNGWNSELSVKNVENIVTKLNIDLHTKVLDWNEFSKLQLAFLKASTPDSEIPTDHAICATLYQVAKKYNVKYIISGANQVTERIMPHAWSQGHGDYRYISSIYKKYTEEKLQKFPYINSLKTFFYKKIFGIQFIHLFDYFKFDLNTAKQTIQNELDWKDYGGKHYESVYTKFFQGYILPKKFGYDKRKGHLSNLICANALSRSQALKKLKKPAILEEEIKSLKDYVAKKLAISPDDLEKILNVEPMYYKDYPNAYNTFWYRYSRKYIKPIYRYFFPVKEQYAKA